Proteins encoded within one genomic window of Macaca fascicularis isolate 582-1 chromosome 16, T2T-MFA8v1.1:
- the DBF4B gene encoding protein DBF4 homolog B isoform X9 has protein sequence MSEPIKGASKQREGAAAEGHQKPEMMMHMQQLSLASLCVKKQEPKKPEGTCPAAESRTRKVARLKAPFLKIEDESRESKDGEPSLRSAARTMPRRKKGYCECCQEAFEELHVHLQSAQHQGFALEAHPYAEVDRIIAQLSHSFVDIPFQAGLPRWSGSPASDCDPLCPKTLHPRQPSHPRAASPRIRKEDSCQVSGVPKQDGTVNSTQAPAERAGTGEVPEPIATCQDLRGLVDVFMDTPETLVSRNPACQRLLPSSGFMELSSGQDLALVGHKRKVQFPSGNAEKRVGASWPQASFFVPIAPNPCGTRTTGGKHLPCLPLPGHESRLLTSLQPLCHSQTCLSLPDPFPWQPTDRPGEFWATQPHWPGEGWPPGPEDSECATPGPVSQEAGQLPSCPTAPGWPSAPLHSATSVQPSGAPAESRSTSLLQPLPASAGASCS, from the exons AAATGATGATGCACATGCAGCAGCTGTCTCTTGCCTCTTTATGTGTGAAAAAACAAGAGCCAAAGAAGCCAGAG gGAACATGTCCAGCAGCAGAGTCAAGAACACGGAAAG TAGCCAGACTGAAGGCACCATTCCTCAAAATCGAAGATGAAAGCAG AGAATCCAAGGATGGAGAGCCAAGCCTGCGATCAGCTGCCCGCACCATGCCCAGGAGGAAGAAAGGCTACTGCGAGTGCTGCCAAGAGGCCTTCGAGGAGCTCCATGTG CATCTTCAGAGTGCCCAGCACCAGGGCTTTGCCCTAGAAGCCCATCCATATGCAGAAGTGGACAGGATCATtgcccagctcagccacagctTTGTAGACATCCCTTTCCAGGCCGGCCTCCCCAG GTGGTCAGGTTCCCCAGCTTCTGACTGTGACCCTCTCTGTCCTAAGACTCTGCACCCCCGCCAGCCCTCCCATCCCAGGGCAGCATCTCCCAGGATAAGGAAGGAAGACAGCTGCCAGGTGTCAGGTGTCCCAAAGCAGGATGGGACAGTGAACAGCACGCAGGCACCAGCTGAACGTGCAGGGACTGGTGAGGTACCTGAACCTATAGCAACCTGCCAGGACCTGAGGGGGTTAGTTGATGTGTTTATGGACACCCCAGAGACACTGGTGTCTAGGAACCCTGCTTGCCAACGCCTGCTGCCTAGCTCTGGTTTTATGGAACTCTCCTCTGGCCAAGACCTGGCACTTGTTGGCCACAAGCGCAAGGTTCAGTTCCCCAGTGGCAATGctgagaagagagtgggggcctcTTGGCCACAGGCTTCATTTTTTGTCCCAATAGCACCCAACCCCTGTGGCACCAGGACAACCGGTGGCAAGCATCTTCCCTGTCTTCCCCTTCCAGGCCATGAGTCCAGGCTCCTCACCTCTCTCCAGCCCTTGTGCCACTCACAGACCTGCCTCTCTCTCCCAGACCCCTTCCCCTGGCAGCCCACAGACAGACCAGGAGAGTTCTGGGCCACACAGCCCCACTGGCCGGGGGAAGGATGGCCCCCAGGGCCTGAGGATTCTGAGTGTGCAACCCCTGGCCCTGTATCCCAGGAGGCTGGCCAGCTCCCCAGCTGCCCCACAGCTCCAGGCTGGCCATCAGCCCCCCTGCACTCAGCTACCAGTGTGCAGCCCTCAGGAGCACCTGCAGAGAGCAGGTCTACCTCCCTCCTGCAGCCCCTGCCAGCCAGTGCAGGAGCCAGCTGTTCCTGA
- the DBF4B gene encoding protein DBF4 homolog B isoform X7 gives MSEPIKGDDCLELESSMADSRPRAPDLGASKQREGAAAEGHQKPEMMMHMQQLSLASLCVKKQEPKKPEGTCPAAESRTRKVARLKAPFLKIEDESRESKDGEPSLRSAARTMPRRKKGYCECCQEAFEELHVHLQSAQHQGFALEAHPYAEVDRIIAQLSHSFVDIPFQAGLPRWSGSPASDCDPLCPKTLHPRQPSHPRAASPRIRKEDSCQVSGVPKQDGTVNSTQAPAERAGTGEVPEPIATCQDLRGLVDVFMDTPETLVSRNPACQRLLPSSGFMELSSGQDLALVGHKRKVQFPSGNAEKRVGASWPQASFFVPIAPNPCGTRTTGGKHLPCLPLPGHESRLLTSLQPLCHSQTCLSLPDPFPWQPTDRPGEFWATQPHWPGEGWPPGPEDSECATPGPVSQEAGQLPSCPTAPGWPSAPLHSATSVQPSGAPAESRSTSLLQPLPASAGASCS, from the exons AAATGATGATGCACATGCAGCAGCTGTCTCTTGCCTCTTTATGTGTGAAAAAACAAGAGCCAAAGAAGCCAGAG gGAACATGTCCAGCAGCAGAGTCAAGAACACGGAAAG TAGCCAGACTGAAGGCACCATTCCTCAAAATCGAAGATGAAAGCAG AGAATCCAAGGATGGAGAGCCAAGCCTGCGATCAGCTGCCCGCACCATGCCCAGGAGGAAGAAAGGCTACTGCGAGTGCTGCCAAGAGGCCTTCGAGGAGCTCCATGTG CATCTTCAGAGTGCCCAGCACCAGGGCTTTGCCCTAGAAGCCCATCCATATGCAGAAGTGGACAGGATCATtgcccagctcagccacagctTTGTAGACATCCCTTTCCAGGCCGGCCTCCCCAG GTGGTCAGGTTCCCCAGCTTCTGACTGTGACCCTCTCTGTCCTAAGACTCTGCACCCCCGCCAGCCCTCCCATCCCAGGGCAGCATCTCCCAGGATAAGGAAGGAAGACAGCTGCCAGGTGTCAGGTGTCCCAAAGCAGGATGGGACAGTGAACAGCACGCAGGCACCAGCTGAACGTGCAGGGACTGGTGAGGTACCTGAACCTATAGCAACCTGCCAGGACCTGAGGGGGTTAGTTGATGTGTTTATGGACACCCCAGAGACACTGGTGTCTAGGAACCCTGCTTGCCAACGCCTGCTGCCTAGCTCTGGTTTTATGGAACTCTCCTCTGGCCAAGACCTGGCACTTGTTGGCCACAAGCGCAAGGTTCAGTTCCCCAGTGGCAATGctgagaagagagtgggggcctcTTGGCCACAGGCTTCATTTTTTGTCCCAATAGCACCCAACCCCTGTGGCACCAGGACAACCGGTGGCAAGCATCTTCCCTGTCTTCCCCTTCCAGGCCATGAGTCCAGGCTCCTCACCTCTCTCCAGCCCTTGTGCCACTCACAGACCTGCCTCTCTCTCCCAGACCCCTTCCCCTGGCAGCCCACAGACAGACCAGGAGAGTTCTGGGCCACACAGCCCCACTGGCCGGGGGAAGGATGGCCCCCAGGGCCTGAGGATTCTGAGTGTGCAACCCCTGGCCCTGTATCCCAGGAGGCTGGCCAGCTCCCCAGCTGCCCCACAGCTCCAGGCTGGCCATCAGCCCCCCTGCACTCAGCTACCAGTGTGCAGCCCTCAGGAGCACCTGCAGAGAGCAGGTCTACCTCCCTCCTGCAGCCCCTGCCAGCCAGTGCAGGAGCCAGCTGTTCCTGA
- the DBF4B gene encoding protein DBF4 homolog B isoform X8: MMMHMQQLSLASLCVKKQEPKKPEGTCPAAESRTRKVARLKAPFLKIEDESRKFRPFHHQFKSFPEISFLGPKDASPFEALTTLSSRHHTRESKDGEPSLRSAARTMPRRKKGYCECCQEAFEELHVHLQSAQHQGFALEAHPYAEVDRIIAQLSHSFVDIPFQAGLPRWSGSPASDCDPLCPKTLHPRQPSHPRAASPRIRKEDSCQVSGVPKQDGTVNSTQAPAERAGTGEVPEPIATCQDLRGLVDVFMDTPETLVSRNPACQRLLPSSGFMELSSGQDLALVGHKRKVQFPSGNAEKRVGASWPQASFFVPIAPNPCGTRTTGGKHLPCLPLPGHESRLLTSLQPLCHSQTCLSLPDPFPWQPTDRPGEFWATQPHWPGEGWPPGPEDSECATPGPVSQEAGQLPSCPTAPGWPSAPLHSATSVQPSGAPAESRSTSLLQPLPASAGASCS; this comes from the exons ATGATGATGCACATGCAGCAGCTGTCTCTTGCCTCTTTATGTGTGAAAAAACAAGAGCCAAAGAAGCCAGAG gGAACATGTCCAGCAGCAGAGTCAAGAACACGGAAAG TAGCCAGACTGAAGGCACCATTCCTCAAAATCGAAGATGAAAGCAG GAAGTTTCGTCCTTTCCATCATCAGTTTAAATCCTTtcctgaaatttcttttcttggaCCCAAAGATGCAAGTCCCTTTGAAGCCCTGACGACCCTGAGCAGCAGGCACCATACCAG AGAATCCAAGGATGGAGAGCCAAGCCTGCGATCAGCTGCCCGCACCATGCCCAGGAGGAAGAAAGGCTACTGCGAGTGCTGCCAAGAGGCCTTCGAGGAGCTCCATGTG CATCTTCAGAGTGCCCAGCACCAGGGCTTTGCCCTAGAAGCCCATCCATATGCAGAAGTGGACAGGATCATtgcccagctcagccacagctTTGTAGACATCCCTTTCCAGGCCGGCCTCCCCAG GTGGTCAGGTTCCCCAGCTTCTGACTGTGACCCTCTCTGTCCTAAGACTCTGCACCCCCGCCAGCCCTCCCATCCCAGGGCAGCATCTCCCAGGATAAGGAAGGAAGACAGCTGCCAGGTGTCAGGTGTCCCAAAGCAGGATGGGACAGTGAACAGCACGCAGGCACCAGCTGAACGTGCAGGGACTGGTGAGGTACCTGAACCTATAGCAACCTGCCAGGACCTGAGGGGGTTAGTTGATGTGTTTATGGACACCCCAGAGACACTGGTGTCTAGGAACCCTGCTTGCCAACGCCTGCTGCCTAGCTCTGGTTTTATGGAACTCTCCTCTGGCCAAGACCTGGCACTTGTTGGCCACAAGCGCAAGGTTCAGTTCCCCAGTGGCAATGctgagaagagagtgggggcctcTTGGCCACAGGCTTCATTTTTTGTCCCAATAGCACCCAACCCCTGTGGCACCAGGACAACCGGTGGCAAGCATCTTCCCTGTCTTCCCCTTCCAGGCCATGAGTCCAGGCTCCTCACCTCTCTCCAGCCCTTGTGCCACTCACAGACCTGCCTCTCTCTCCCAGACCCCTTCCCCTGGCAGCCCACAGACAGACCAGGAGAGTTCTGGGCCACACAGCCCCACTGGCCGGGGGAAGGATGGCCCCCAGGGCCTGAGGATTCTGAGTGTGCAACCCCTGGCCCTGTATCCCAGGAGGCTGGCCAGCTCCCCAGCTGCCCCACAGCTCCAGGCTGGCCATCAGCCCCCCTGCACTCAGCTACCAGTGTGCAGCCCTCAGGAGCACCTGCAGAGAGCAGGTCTACCTCCCTCCTGCAGCCCCTGCCAGCCAGTGCAGGAGCCAGCTGTTCCTGA
- the DBF4B gene encoding protein DBF4 homolog B isoform X11, giving the protein MMMHMQQLSLASLCVKKQEPKKPEGTCPAAESRTRKVARLKAPFLKIEDESRESKDGEPSLRSAARTMPRRKKGYCECCQEAFEELHVHLQSAQHQGFALEAHPYAEVDRIIAQLSHSFVDIPFQAGLPRWSGSPASDCDPLCPKTLHPRQPSHPRAASPRIRKEDSCQVSGVPKQDGTVNSTQAPAERAGTGEVPEPIATCQDLRGLVDVFMDTPETLVSRNPACQRLLPSSGFMELSSGQDLALVGHKRKVQFPSGNAEKRVGASWPQASFFVPIAPNPCGTRTTGGKHLPCLPLPGHESRLLTSLQPLCHSQTCLSLPDPFPWQPTDRPGEFWATQPHWPGEGWPPGPEDSECATPGPVSQEAGQLPSCPTAPGWPSAPLHSATSVQPSGAPAESRSTSLLQPLPASAGASCS; this is encoded by the exons ATGATGATGCACATGCAGCAGCTGTCTCTTGCCTCTTTATGTGTGAAAAAACAAGAGCCAAAGAAGCCAGAG gGAACATGTCCAGCAGCAGAGTCAAGAACACGGAAAG TAGCCAGACTGAAGGCACCATTCCTCAAAATCGAAGATGAAAGCAG AGAATCCAAGGATGGAGAGCCAAGCCTGCGATCAGCTGCCCGCACCATGCCCAGGAGGAAGAAAGGCTACTGCGAGTGCTGCCAAGAGGCCTTCGAGGAGCTCCATGTG CATCTTCAGAGTGCCCAGCACCAGGGCTTTGCCCTAGAAGCCCATCCATATGCAGAAGTGGACAGGATCATtgcccagctcagccacagctTTGTAGACATCCCTTTCCAGGCCGGCCTCCCCAG GTGGTCAGGTTCCCCAGCTTCTGACTGTGACCCTCTCTGTCCTAAGACTCTGCACCCCCGCCAGCCCTCCCATCCCAGGGCAGCATCTCCCAGGATAAGGAAGGAAGACAGCTGCCAGGTGTCAGGTGTCCCAAAGCAGGATGGGACAGTGAACAGCACGCAGGCACCAGCTGAACGTGCAGGGACTGGTGAGGTACCTGAACCTATAGCAACCTGCCAGGACCTGAGGGGGTTAGTTGATGTGTTTATGGACACCCCAGAGACACTGGTGTCTAGGAACCCTGCTTGCCAACGCCTGCTGCCTAGCTCTGGTTTTATGGAACTCTCCTCTGGCCAAGACCTGGCACTTGTTGGCCACAAGCGCAAGGTTCAGTTCCCCAGTGGCAATGctgagaagagagtgggggcctcTTGGCCACAGGCTTCATTTTTTGTCCCAATAGCACCCAACCCCTGTGGCACCAGGACAACCGGTGGCAAGCATCTTCCCTGTCTTCCCCTTCCAGGCCATGAGTCCAGGCTCCTCACCTCTCTCCAGCCCTTGTGCCACTCACAGACCTGCCTCTCTCTCCCAGACCCCTTCCCCTGGCAGCCCACAGACAGACCAGGAGAGTTCTGGGCCACACAGCCCCACTGGCCGGGGGAAGGATGGCCCCCAGGGCCTGAGGATTCTGAGTGTGCAACCCCTGGCCCTGTATCCCAGGAGGCTGGCCAGCTCCCCAGCTGCCCCACAGCTCCAGGCTGGCCATCAGCCCCCCTGCACTCAGCTACCAGTGTGCAGCCCTCAGGAGCACCTGCAGAGAGCAGGTCTACCTCCCTCCTGCAGCCCCTGCCAGCCAGTGCAGGAGCCAGCTGTTCCTGA
- the DBF4B gene encoding protein DBF4 homolog B isoform X13: MKADASPFEALTTLSSRHHTRESKDGEPSLRSAARTMPRRKKGYCECCQEAFEELHVHLQSAQHQGFALEAHPYAEVDRIIAQLSHSFVDIPFQAGLPRWSGSPASDCDPLCPKTLHPRQPSHPRAASPRIRKEDSCQVSGVPKQDGTVNSTQAPAERAGTGEVPEPIATCQDLRGLVDVFMDTPETLVSRNPACQRLLPSSGFMELSSGQDLALVGHKRKVQFPSGNAEKRVGASWPQASFFVPIAPNPCGTRTTGGKHLPCLPLPGHESRLLTSLQPLCHSQTCLSLPDPFPWQPTDRPGEFWATQPHWPGEGWPPGPEDSECATPGPVSQEAGQLPSCPTAPGWPSAPLHSATSVQPSGAPAESRSTSLLQPLPASAGASCS; the protein is encoded by the exons ATGAAAGCAG ATGCAAGTCCCTTTGAAGCCCTGACGACCCTGAGCAGCAGGCACCATACCAG AGAATCCAAGGATGGAGAGCCAAGCCTGCGATCAGCTGCCCGCACCATGCCCAGGAGGAAGAAAGGCTACTGCGAGTGCTGCCAAGAGGCCTTCGAGGAGCTCCATGTG CATCTTCAGAGTGCCCAGCACCAGGGCTTTGCCCTAGAAGCCCATCCATATGCAGAAGTGGACAGGATCATtgcccagctcagccacagctTTGTAGACATCCCTTTCCAGGCCGGCCTCCCCAG GTGGTCAGGTTCCCCAGCTTCTGACTGTGACCCTCTCTGTCCTAAGACTCTGCACCCCCGCCAGCCCTCCCATCCCAGGGCAGCATCTCCCAGGATAAGGAAGGAAGACAGCTGCCAGGTGTCAGGTGTCCCAAAGCAGGATGGGACAGTGAACAGCACGCAGGCACCAGCTGAACGTGCAGGGACTGGTGAGGTACCTGAACCTATAGCAACCTGCCAGGACCTGAGGGGGTTAGTTGATGTGTTTATGGACACCCCAGAGACACTGGTGTCTAGGAACCCTGCTTGCCAACGCCTGCTGCCTAGCTCTGGTTTTATGGAACTCTCCTCTGGCCAAGACCTGGCACTTGTTGGCCACAAGCGCAAGGTTCAGTTCCCCAGTGGCAATGctgagaagagagtgggggcctcTTGGCCACAGGCTTCATTTTTTGTCCCAATAGCACCCAACCCCTGTGGCACCAGGACAACCGGTGGCAAGCATCTTCCCTGTCTTCCCCTTCCAGGCCATGAGTCCAGGCTCCTCACCTCTCTCCAGCCCTTGTGCCACTCACAGACCTGCCTCTCTCTCCCAGACCCCTTCCCCTGGCAGCCCACAGACAGACCAGGAGAGTTCTGGGCCACACAGCCCCACTGGCCGGGGGAAGGATGGCCCCCAGGGCCTGAGGATTCTGAGTGTGCAACCCCTGGCCCTGTATCCCAGGAGGCTGGCCAGCTCCCCAGCTGCCCCACAGCTCCAGGCTGGCCATCAGCCCCCCTGCACTCAGCTACCAGTGTGCAGCCCTCAGGAGCACCTGCAGAGAGCAGGTCTACCTCCCTCCTGCAGCCCCTGCCAGCCAGTGCAGGAGCCAGCTGTTCCTGA